The following proteins are encoded in a genomic region of Bernardetia sp. MNP-M8:
- a CDS encoding SDR family oxidoreductase, which produces MNTSNSNFEGKNILIIGASSGIGHALAKQLENQGATLFTASRTKPEGINSTHTELDITGEIDSLQIPDELHGLVYCAGSINLKPFARLKIKDFENDFQINVLGAVKVIQHSLKALKKADTSSIVLFSTVASKVGMNFHASIATAKSAVEGLAQSLAAELASQKTRVNVLAPSLTDTPLAKSLLSTEDKKEASNKRHPLGRVGTAEDLASAAAFLLSDESTWITGQILGVDGGMGKIKLV; this is translated from the coding sequence ATGAACACAAGCAATTCTAACTTTGAAGGTAAAAATATATTAATCATTGGCGCAAGTTCTGGCATCGGACATGCACTTGCCAAACAACTTGAAAATCAAGGAGCTACACTTTTTACAGCTTCACGCACCAAACCAGAGGGAATAAATTCTACACATACAGAACTGGACATAACAGGAGAAATTGATAGTTTACAAATTCCTGATGAGCTTCATGGATTGGTGTATTGTGCAGGAAGTATAAATTTAAAGCCTTTTGCACGTCTGAAAATAAAGGATTTTGAAAATGATTTTCAGATAAATGTACTTGGTGCAGTAAAGGTAATTCAGCACAGTTTAAAGGCTTTAAAGAAAGCTGATACAAGTAGTATTGTTCTTTTTAGTACGGTTGCTTCGAAAGTAGGAATGAATTTTCATGCGAGTATTGCCACAGCAAAATCTGCCGTTGAAGGTTTGGCGCAGTCATTAGCTGCCGAATTGGCTTCACAAAAAACAAGAGTAAACGTACTTGCACCTTCGCTCACAGATACACCACTGGCAAAATCCTTATTATCTACAGAAGACAAAAAAGAAGCATCCAACAAACGCCACCCATTAGGAAGAGTAGGAACAGCCGAAGATTTGGCTTCTGCTGCTGCTTTTTTATTATCCGATGAAAGCACTTGGATAACAGGACAAATACTAGGAGTTGATGGTGGAATGGGAAAAATAAAATTGGTTTAA
- a CDS encoding DUF6132 family protein, whose translation MNILKNQKLIIIGATLGAIVGFFYWKEVGCLSGTCAIKSVWYNMTAYGLLLGGLFGSIIQGQFQKKK comes from the coding sequence ATGAATATTCTAAAAAACCAAAAACTCATTATTATTGGTGCAACTCTAGGCGCAATCGTCGGTTTTTTCTACTGGAAAGAAGTGGGTTGCCTTTCGGGAACGTGTGCAATAAAATCAGTTTGGTATAATATGACAGCTTATGGACTCCTTTTAGGTGGACTTTTTGGCTCAATTATTCAAGGACAATTTCAAAAGAAAAAGTAA
- a CDS encoding flavodoxin, whose product MAIIGLFYGTDTGNTETVSMQIREMLGEEFVDLYNFGEHDAQAVIPYEYLILGAPTWYDGELQSDWEEILPEFENIDFTGKKVAIFGLGDQWGYGEWFCDAIGMIGEVIESKGGELVGFWSKEGYDYENSKGERDGVFMGLAIDEDNQPEMTQERLNAWLPQVLQEFGLEVETE is encoded by the coding sequence ATGGCAATTATAGGACTTTTTTACGGAACAGATACAGGAAATACCGAAACGGTATCGATGCAAATTAGAGAAATGCTAGGCGAAGAGTTTGTCGATTTATACAACTTTGGCGAACACGATGCACAAGCAGTTATTCCTTATGAATATTTAATTCTAGGCGCACCAACTTGGTATGATGGCGAACTTCAAAGCGACTGGGAAGAGATTTTGCCAGAGTTCGAAAACATCGATTTTACAGGAAAAAAAGTAGCTATTTTTGGTCTTGGCGACCAATGGGGTTATGGCGAGTGGTTTTGTGATGCAATCGGAATGATTGGCGAAGTTATCGAAAGCAAAGGAGGAGAGTTGGTGGGTTTTTGGTCTAAAGAAGGCTATGACTACGAAAACTCAAAAGGTGAAAGAGATGGAGTATTTATGGGACTTGCCATAGATGAAGACAATCAACCCGAAATGACACAAGAACGCTTAAATGCTTGGCTTCCACAAGTTTTACAAGAATTTGGACTAGAAGTAGAAACAGAGTAA